The following DNA comes from Candidatus Binataceae bacterium.
GCTCCGGATGATGGATCGCGATATCGAGCCCGACGATCGCGCCGTCGCTCCATCCGACGATCGCGGCCTTGTCGATGTGCAGGTAGTCCATCAGCGCGAGGACGTCGGATGACATCAGGTCGTAGCCGATCGGCGACTCGTCGCGCGAGCTGCGGCCATGGCCGCGGCTGTCCATCACGATCACGTGATAGCGAGACGCCAGCGCGCGCACCTGCAGCCCCCAGTAATCGGAATTCGCCAGGCCGCCATGGAGCATGATTACTGGCGCGCCGCGTCCGAATTCGGCAAACCAAAGATGGATGCCGTTCACGGCGGCGAGGCCGCTGCGCTCGGCCTTTGGCAACGTCGGGGTCGGCGGCAGGATCATCCACGGATACCGCGCCCAGCTCGATTCCGCCGACGCGAATAGCGCCACCAGTATAAATGCCAGGCTCCGCAGATAGGTGCTGGTTCGAGTTTTCGTCATCGTGGTTTCACTCACAGGACCAGCTATATACACCGAATGGCATCGGCGGTACTCGCGCTGCTAGCGTCGAGCGAGAGGATCGAAGGCTCATTTCTATGGATGGCGAAGGTGGCGAAGCGACGACTCGGATGCCGGGGCTCGACCTGCTGCGCGCGATCGCGATCCTGTGGGTTATGTACTATCACGCAGTCGTTTTCCATTTTGTCGCGCACTCGGACCCGGTCGCGAGGACCGGATGGATGGGCGTCGACCTGTTTTTCGCACTG
Coding sequences within:
- a CDS encoding alpha/beta hydrolase, whose amino-acid sequence is MTKTRTSTYLRSLAFILVALFASAESSWARYPWMILPPTPTLPKAERSGLAAVNGIHLWFAEFGRGAPVIMLHGGLANSDYWGLQVRALASRYHVIVMDSRGHGRSSRDESPIGYDLMSSDVLALMDYLHIDKAAIVGWSDGAIVGLDIAIHHPERVTRLFAFAANSNPSGVKDVNQSPVFTAFIARAADQYAHLSPTPTKYKSFLADIEHMWATQPNFTAEQLTHIAVPVWIVDGDHDEAIKRENTDYMASTIPGAGELILPRVSHFAFLQDPQMYNASLMHFLSGSEQQPGSGQGPQAAAQ